In Crinalium epipsammum PCC 9333, the following are encoded in one genomic region:
- a CDS encoding amylo-alpha-1,6-glucosidase codes for MSINFGREICGNLDAAESREWLVTNGLGSYASGTVAGVLTRGYHGLLVAALQPPLQRTLLLAKLDETAEYEGNSYPLFANRWSNGIAPEGYRNIESFYLEGTVPVWNFACGGALLEKRIWMQPGSDTTYIHYYLRRAKRSLKLSIKAFVNYRDYHSRTHAQEGSAKDWRMNVTAIEHGIGVTVFPEAQPLYLLTDSGTASLNNEWYYGFELAAEKERGLNDIDDHLHPATFEATLEPGSSFTFVASRQQNPNLNGALALDLRHQYEQKLIADWQAKRSPQAPQAPDWVQQLVLASDQFIVERQDGKTIIAGYPWFTDWGRDTMISLPGLTLATNRPQIAESILRTFGKYISQGMLPNRFPDDNQPPTEDYYNTVDATLWYFEAIRLYVATTGDDKLLADLFPKLAEIVEFHRQGTRYNIHLDPSDGLLYAGQKGVQLTWMDAKVGDWVVTPRIGKPIEVNALWYNALRTMSQFAQKLGKPDQDYNAMADATQLGFSRFWNDAKGYCFDVLDAPNGNDASLRPNQIFAVSLKESPLNLEQQRQVVEACERSLLTSHGLRSLAPDDPQYIAHYGGDQLHRDAAYHQGTVWQWLIGSFVLAHLRVFNNPSVARQFLEPMQHHLYAAGIGTISEISHGDAPMEPKGCIAQAWSVAEVLRAWLATER; via the coding sequence GGCTGCACTGCAACCACCGTTGCAGCGAACCTTATTATTAGCAAAGCTAGACGAAACAGCAGAGTATGAAGGGAACTCTTATCCACTGTTTGCCAATCGTTGGTCAAATGGCATTGCTCCTGAAGGTTACCGTAATATCGAAAGTTTTTATTTGGAAGGAACAGTACCTGTCTGGAACTTTGCTTGTGGAGGTGCTTTATTAGAGAAACGTATCTGGATGCAGCCTGGATCTGATACGACATACATTCATTATTACTTGCGGCGAGCCAAGCGATCGCTTAAATTATCAATCAAGGCATTTGTTAATTACCGCGATTATCACAGCAGAACCCACGCTCAAGAAGGGTCTGCCAAGGATTGGCGCATGAATGTAACCGCGATTGAGCATGGAATTGGTGTCACAGTGTTTCCAGAAGCACAACCTTTATACTTGTTGACAGATAGCGGCACTGCCTCACTTAATAACGAATGGTACTACGGATTTGAACTTGCAGCCGAAAAGGAACGGGGACTCAACGATATAGACGATCATCTTCACCCAGCAACTTTTGAAGCCACACTGGAGCCTGGAAGCTCATTTACTTTTGTGGCTAGTAGGCAGCAAAATCCTAATTTGAACGGTGCATTAGCCTTAGATTTACGTCACCAGTACGAGCAAAAGCTAATCGCAGATTGGCAAGCTAAACGATCGCCACAAGCACCTCAAGCTCCTGATTGGGTGCAGCAACTTGTCCTCGCTAGCGATCAGTTTATTGTTGAGCGACAAGACGGAAAAACTATTATCGCTGGTTATCCCTGGTTTACTGATTGGGGTCGCGATACCATGATTAGTCTACCTGGTCTAACTCTTGCCACTAATCGTCCCCAAATTGCAGAGTCCATTCTTCGTACTTTTGGCAAATATATCAGTCAAGGAATGTTGCCCAATCGTTTCCCCGACGATAATCAGCCACCCACAGAAGATTACTACAATACAGTGGATGCAACACTGTGGTATTTTGAAGCCATCCGCCTTTACGTTGCTACGACTGGTGATGACAAGCTATTAGCAGATTTATTTCCCAAGCTGGCGGAGATTGTAGAATTCCACCGTCAAGGAACACGCTACAATATTCACCTCGATCCCAGTGATGGATTGCTTTATGCAGGGCAAAAAGGAGTGCAGCTAACTTGGATGGATGCCAAAGTCGGTGATTGGGTGGTTACTCCTCGCATTGGCAAGCCTATAGAAGTGAATGCCCTTTGGTATAACGCTTTGCGAACAATGTCCCAGTTCGCCCAAAAATTAGGCAAACCCGATCAAGACTACAATGCAATGGCTGATGCCACACAACTTGGTTTTAGTCGTTTCTGGAATGATGCCAAGGGATACTGTTTTGATGTTTTAGACGCGCCAAATGGTAACGATGCTTCTTTACGACCAAATCAAATCTTCGCTGTATCCTTAAAAGAAAGTCCCCTCAATCTTGAACAACAACGGCAAGTAGTAGAAGCGTGTGAGCGATCGCTTTTAACTTCTCACGGATTGCGTAGTCTTGCACCTGACGATCCACAATATATCGCTCATTATGGAGGAGATCAACTTCATCGTGATGCCGCCTATCACCAAGGAACCGTTTGGCAATGGTTAATTGGTTCGTTTGTCCTAGCTCATTTGCGTGTGTTCAACAACCCATCCGTTGCTCGTCAATTTCTAGAACCGATGCAACATCACCTCTACGCGGCTGGAATTGGAACTATTAGTGAAATATCTCATGGTGATGCACCAATGGAACCAAAGGGTTGTATTGCTCAAGCTTGGTCAGTTGCAGAAGTACTCCGCGCTTGGCTGGCTACGGAAAGATAA